One stretch of bacterium DNA includes these proteins:
- a CDS encoding glycine betaine ABC transporter substrate-binding protein, whose amino-acid sequence MGRRVRTPRVLAVCVLALLVLVATASPWSAARAAGMTHLTIGGKLDTEAQLLTKMYALLLRHAGFDVTEKAKLGTNDIVFNAIRSGQIDLYPEFTATGLARLGLKTTHDDQRDYALVKSGYEQKYRITWLEMAPLNDTYGICSSQARAGALHATKVSDLASAAATLTVATPPDGQTDPSVLPGMKGAYGFTFGKVAVLDEALTFTAVQQRKADVNVCYTTSALIAKDHFVLLDDDRHLFPIYHPAPIVRDATLQKAAGLAAALNALAPKLTTQVSQQLQLEVVNGTSVTQAATNWLKSAGLL is encoded by the coding sequence ATGGGACGACGAGTACGGACGCCCCGCGTGCTGGCGGTGTGCGTTCTCGCGTTGCTCGTGCTGGTGGCGACCGCGAGCCCGTGGTCCGCAGCGCGAGCCGCGGGCATGACGCACTTGACGATCGGCGGCAAGCTCGACACTGAGGCGCAGCTCCTGACCAAGATGTACGCGCTGCTCCTGCGGCACGCGGGCTTCGACGTCACCGAGAAAGCCAAGCTGGGGACGAACGATATCGTCTTCAACGCGATTAGGAGCGGGCAGATCGACCTCTACCCGGAGTTCACGGCGACGGGGTTGGCCCGGCTCGGGCTCAAGACCACGCACGACGACCAGCGCGACTACGCGCTCGTCAAGTCCGGCTACGAACAGAAGTATCGCATCACGTGGCTCGAGATGGCGCCGTTGAACGACACGTACGGCATCTGCTCCAGCCAGGCGCGCGCCGGCGCGCTGCACGCAACGAAGGTCTCCGATCTCGCGTCGGCCGCGGCCACGCTCACGGTGGCGACCCCGCCGGACGGCCAGACCGATCCGAGCGTGCTCCCCGGCATGAAGGGTGCCTATGGTTTCACGTTCGGCAAGGTGGCGGTACTGGACGAAGCCCTCACGTTTACCGCCGTCCAGCAGCGCAAGGCGGATGTCAACGTTTGCTATACCACGAGCGCGCTGATCGCCAAGGACCACTTCGTGCTGCTCGATGACGACCGGCACCTGTTCCCGATCTACCATCCGGCGCCGATCGTGCGCGACGCCACGCTGCAAAAGGCGGCCGGCCTCGCGGCTGCGCTCAACGCGCTGGCGCCCAAGCTGACCACCCAGGTCAGCCAACAGCTCCAGCTCGAGGTCGTCAACGGCACTTCCGTGACCCAGGCGGCGACGAACTGGTTGAAGAGCGCGGGGCTCTTGTAG
- a CDS encoding alanine--glyoxylate aminotransferase family protein produces MKDDILLHIPGPIPVEADVLAAMAQQVRQHYGGEWLGYYRVFIERLRQVYATTGSVYPIPSSGSGGVEAMMGSLIGPDGRVGVIVNGFFGNRVLQIARAYSAQVDTLEIPWDRPADPGEVRTWLRRTGVPLLGVVHSDTSTGVINPVAEIAAAAREEGVAVAVDAVSSLAGMPVETDAWGLAAVSSASQKCLEAPPGLAPVAITQLGWDVIDRQSGPARGWYFNLRTWRQFEHDWPHHPYPVTIATNNIFALDRALERILAEGLEARYARHRRAQQMLRRGLERLGFTLLADDRWASPTITVAYPPKGVDADALINGLRARHRVAIAGGLTQLAGKVVRIGHLGTQAYPERMQRVLDALEACLKERTAARA; encoded by the coding sequence ATGAAGGACGACATCTTGCTGCACATCCCCGGGCCGATCCCGGTTGAAGCGGATGTGCTCGCGGCAATGGCGCAGCAGGTTCGCCAACACTACGGGGGAGAGTGGCTCGGCTACTACCGGGTATTCATCGAACGGCTCCGCCAAGTATACGCCACCACCGGATCGGTCTATCCGATCCCGTCGTCCGGCAGCGGCGGCGTGGAGGCGATGATGGGGAGCCTGATCGGCCCCGACGGGCGCGTCGGGGTCATCGTCAACGGGTTCTTCGGCAACCGCGTCCTGCAAATCGCCCGCGCGTACTCCGCCCAGGTCGACACGCTCGAGATTCCGTGGGATCGCCCCGCCGACCCCGGGGAAGTCCGGACTTGGCTGCGACGCACAGGCGTCCCGCTGCTCGGCGTCGTGCACAGCGATACGTCGACCGGCGTCATCAACCCCGTGGCCGAAATCGCCGCGGCCGCGCGCGAAGAGGGTGTGGCCGTCGCGGTGGACGCGGTCTCGTCCCTGGCCGGCATGCCCGTCGAGACCGACGCCTGGGGGCTCGCGGCCGTCTCGTCCGCATCCCAGAAGTGCCTCGAGGCGCCGCCCGGACTCGCGCCCGTCGCGATCACACAGCTCGGATGGGACGTGATCGACCGGCAGTCCGGGCCAGCGCGAGGGTGGTACTTCAACCTTCGGACGTGGCGTCAGTTCGAACACGACTGGCCCCATCACCCCTACCCGGTGACCATCGCAACGAACAACATCTTCGCCCTCGATCGGGCACTGGAACGGATCCTCGCCGAGGGCCTGGAGGCCCGCTACGCGAGACACCGCAGGGCCCAGCAGATGCTCCGCCGGGGGCTCGAGCGCCTCGGGTTCACTCTGCTGGCGGACGACCGATGGGCGTCGCCCACGATCACCGTGGCGTATCCGCCGAAGGGCGTCGACGCCGATGCCCTAATCAACGGACTTCGGGCGCGCCACCGCGTGGCGATCGCCGGCGGCCTCACGCAGCTCGCGGGCAAGGTGGTGCGGATCGGCCACCTCGGCACGCAGGCGTATCCGGAACGGATGCAGCGTGTGCTCGACGCGCTCGAGGCGTGCCTGAAGGAGCGGACTGCCGCGCGGGCCTAG
- a CDS encoding metallophosphoesterase produces the protein MVADIHCGPDRDTQLGSRAPALLDELVVEARAFDAHCIVDLGDRINSIAHGQDRVRTVYVRRRLQQAAVPVYHVVGNTDVACLSKDELTVALDKSAPHEIIDLDDVRLVLLDSLDPPIEQTGGAIGEAQRAWLETALHTDRPCIVFCHHPLDEQPLDGHRYFEARPHLAAARARAEARRVFEQAGRVRAVFAGHMHWTRLTRIGAVPYVTLTSLVDCAYTGGEPCNAYALVTVDAGCVDVNVVGLRPARFSLTTHSEAAGG, from the coding sequence GTGGTCGCCGACATCCACTGCGGCCCGGACCGTGACACCCAGCTCGGGAGCCGGGCGCCCGCCCTGCTCGACGAGTTGGTGGTCGAGGCCCGCGCGTTCGACGCCCACTGCATCGTCGATCTCGGGGACCGCATCAACAGCATCGCACACGGTCAGGACCGGGTGCGCACGGTCTACGTGCGGCGCCGGCTCCAGCAAGCCGCCGTCCCCGTGTACCACGTCGTGGGCAACACCGACGTGGCGTGCCTGTCCAAGGACGAGTTGACCGTCGCGCTCGACAAGTCCGCCCCGCACGAGATCATCGATCTCGACGACGTGCGCCTGGTGCTCCTCGACAGCCTGGATCCTCCGATCGAGCAGACCGGCGGGGCGATCGGCGAAGCGCAGCGGGCGTGGCTCGAGACCGCCCTCCACACCGATCGGCCGTGCATCGTGTTCTGTCACCACCCCCTGGATGAACAGCCGCTGGACGGGCACCGATACTTTGAGGCCCGCCCACACCTCGCGGCCGCCCGCGCCCGGGCCGAAGCGCGACGGGTGTTCGAGCAGGCCGGCCGCGTTCGCGCGGTGTTTGCCGGGCACATGCACTGGACGCGCCTGACCCGCATCGGCGCGGTTCCGTACGTCACGCTCACCTCCTTGGTCGACTGCGCCTACACCGGTGGCGAACCGTGCAACGCATACGCGCTCGTCACGGTCGACGCGGGATGTGTCGACGTGAATGTCGTGGGCCTCCGACCGGCGCGTTTCTCCCTCACGACACACTCGGAAGCCGCCGGCGGGTAG
- a CDS encoding MarR family transcriptional regulator: protein MKTITRPTRPSAAADACATRLVDVAPLAVRFVRAQMRRQMPGLTMAQFRAMSFVYRRGGCSLRALADHLGVTPPSGSALVDRLVSRGVVTRAPNPASRREVSLHLTRTGRTQFEAAKDAAREKTAGVLATLPDVVLRRMTQDLDALAAAFTIAEVNPDR, encoded by the coding sequence ATGAAAACGATCACGCGTCCCACGCGCCCATCCGCGGCGGCCGACGCCTGTGCGACCCGACTGGTCGACGTCGCGCCGCTGGCGGTGCGGTTTGTGCGCGCCCAGATGCGCCGGCAGATGCCGGGGCTCACGATGGCGCAGTTCCGCGCCATGTCGTTCGTGTACCGGCGCGGCGGATGCTCGCTGCGGGCCCTCGCGGATCACTTGGGTGTCACCCCGCCGAGCGGATCGGCGCTCGTAGACCGGCTCGTGAGCCGCGGGGTGGTGACGCGTGCCCCAAACCCTGCAAGCCGGCGGGAGGTGTCGCTGCACCTGACCCGTACCGGCCGGACGCAGTTCGAGGCGGCCAAGGACGCGGCGCGCGAGAAAACGGCGGGTGTGCTCGCCACCCTGCCGGACGTCGTCCTGCGTCGCATGACACAGGATTTGGACGCGCTCGCAGCGGCGTTCACGATCGCGGAGGTGAATCCGGACCGATGA
- a CDS encoding ATP-binding cassette domain-containing protein, whose amino-acid sequence MTRPQPSTARPAGAPAVADGRRATGTTIEPAIRAAELTRRFRDLVAVDAVSIDVHAGEIFGLLGPNGAGKSTMIKMLTTLLPPTSGRAWVAGFDIASEPTVVRRHIGYVPQALSADGALTGYENLLVSSKLYGLARAERARRIVEALELVGLSDAADQLVRQYSGGMIRRLEIAQAMLHRPTVLFMDEPTVGLDPVARRAVWEHVQRLRDMFGTTILITTHYMDEADDLADRVAVMHQGRVAAVGAPDELKAAVGAQATLDDVFMQFTGASIETGGSYRDVLRTRRTARRLS is encoded by the coding sequence ATGACAAGACCCCAACCCAGCACGGCGCGGCCCGCCGGGGCGCCGGCAGTCGCCGACGGTCGTCGGGCGACCGGGACGACGATCGAGCCGGCGATCCGGGCGGCGGAACTCACCCGGCGTTTCCGCGACCTCGTCGCGGTCGATGCGGTGTCGATCGACGTGCACGCCGGGGAGATCTTCGGGCTCCTCGGCCCGAACGGCGCCGGCAAGAGCACGATGATCAAGATGCTGACCACGCTCCTGCCGCCAACCAGCGGGCGCGCATGGGTGGCGGGGTTTGACATCGCGAGCGAGCCGACCGTCGTGCGGCGTCACATTGGATATGTCCCGCAGGCCCTCTCGGCCGATGGCGCGCTCACCGGGTACGAGAATCTGCTCGTCTCGTCCAAGCTGTACGGGCTGGCGCGCGCAGAACGGGCCCGGCGCATCGTGGAGGCCCTCGAGCTCGTGGGGCTGAGCGACGCGGCGGACCAGCTCGTGCGCCAGTATTCCGGCGGCATGATCCGGCGGCTCGAGATCGCACAGGCCATGCTGCACCGGCCGACCGTGCTGTTCATGGACGAGCCCACGGTCGGACTCGACCCGGTGGCTCGCCGCGCCGTGTGGGAGCACGTGCAGCGGCTTCGGGATATGTTCGGCACGACGATTCTCATCACGACGCACTACATGGACGAAGCCGACGATCTCGCGGATCGTGTCGCGGTCATGCACCAGGGACGCGTCGCCGCCGTCGGCGCGCCCGACGAACTGAAGGCGGCCGTCGGTGCCCAGGCAACCCTGGACGACGTATTCATGCAGTTCACCGGCGCCAGCATCGAGACAGGAGGCAGCTACCGTGACGTCCTACGCACCCGCCGTACCGCGCGCCGTCTCTCCTAG
- a CDS encoding ABC transporter permease — MTSYAPAVPRAVSPSPTGAVAFLGHMLAVADAEIRKLRHDPLELVMRAVQPTLWLVVFGQVMSHLRGVPTGTLRYLDFMAPGILAQSVLFIAIFYGVSAVRERDLGVLNKYMVSPISRTALVLGKAISAGVRALSQGVIVYILALLMGIRTNWEPWNVAGVLVLIVMGSAVFSTFSLVIACIVKTHERVMGMGQVMTMPLFFASNAIYPIVLMPAWLKAVASVNPLTYEVDGLRALMVQGGTTSFGLGVDFAVLLAFVAALVAIATRLYPRLVV; from the coding sequence GTGACGTCCTACGCACCCGCCGTACCGCGCGCCGTCTCTCCTAGCCCGACCGGGGCCGTCGCGTTCCTCGGGCACATGTTGGCCGTGGCCGATGCCGAGATCCGCAAGTTACGCCACGATCCCCTTGAACTCGTGATGCGGGCGGTGCAGCCCACGCTGTGGCTCGTCGTGTTCGGACAGGTGATGTCCCACCTGCGGGGCGTTCCCACCGGCACGCTGCGCTATCTTGACTTCATGGCGCCGGGCATCCTGGCGCAGAGCGTCCTGTTCATCGCCATTTTCTACGGGGTGTCGGCGGTCCGCGAGCGCGACCTCGGTGTTCTGAACAAGTACATGGTCAGCCCGATCTCCCGCACGGCGCTCGTGCTCGGCAAGGCGATCTCGGCCGGCGTGCGCGCACTCTCGCAGGGGGTGATCGTATACATCCTCGCGCTGCTGATGGGCATCCGGACGAACTGGGAGCCGTGGAACGTGGCCGGCGTGCTGGTGCTCATCGTGATGGGGTCCGCAGTGTTCTCGACGTTCTCGCTCGTGATCGCGTGCATCGTCAAGACCCACGAGCGCGTCATGGGCATGGGACAGGTGATGACGATGCCGTTGTTCTTCGCGAGCAACGCGATCTATCCGATCGTGCTCATGCCGGCCTGGCTCAAGGCGGTCGCCTCCGTCAACCCCTTGACCTACGAGGTGGACGGCCTGCGCGCGTTGATGGTGCAGGGGGGCACGACCTCGTTCGGGCTCGGCGTCGATTTTGCCGTGCTGCTTGCGTTCGTGGCAGCGCTGGTCGCGATCGCGACCCGGCTGTATCCGCGGCTCGTGGTCTAG